The Juglans microcarpa x Juglans regia isolate MS1-56 chromosome 8D, Jm3101_v1.0, whole genome shotgun sequence genomic sequence CTTGAGCTATGCCTcttctcattaataaaatttcttctttACTGATAAGAAAAAACTCATATTACTGATTATCAACGTTTTTGTTGGATACTTTCATAAAGAACATACCGAAACATGAAGACAATCTTCACGAAGAAAATTGAGGGCATGGGGATGGTCAAGATCAATTGATTGAGAGACATCTATAATATACAAATGACCCTGCAAATCACAAGATAAATCTAGATGTTCACCAAGTGCACATGGAATCAATTCAATATtaggaaagaaaatgatgaatacaTCTGTATGCGTGCgcgctcacacacacacacacacacctcaAAATAAAGTATGTTATACTCGCTTAGGTCTCCATGCACCAGTTTGCACTTCTGATATAGTGCTCGCATTGCAATAATCATCTGAAAAAGAAtgcaaaaaatactttatcatTTAAACACAATAGCAAAATAATACATGAACTTTTTCAATTGCCAAAAGAAGGGGGGAACCTCATAGAAATCAGGTTCCACTTTTACACAACCCAAAATTCCTGAAGAATGACTTAAAGAATATGGACACACCTCCACATAACCTTCACAAAACCTGTCAAGAGATAAAGCAGCATCCTTAAGACGAGGTGCAGCCCAACCTACTTTTCCTGTGCAAGCATAAAGACCAAAATTTAACCAGAGACGTAGCTGTACGTTTGAAGCCAAAACCCAATTCCATCCATAAGAGACCaattagaaggaaaagaagaaatatcTACAATAAACACTTGGTTTAAATGACTATGAATGTATTCAGTCTGTATCAAGGATAACTACCAGAACTACAGACTACTAGCACATCTATTCATCAACACgatactttttttaataggagattaactatttttttataagtgattatCAACACAACACCTACAAACTCCATGACCAGAACATGAAGTCTCAAAAGAATTGGAGTAGGGCAGTGAATTCCCGCTGCCTTTAGCCTGCACTTCACAACGACCGTATTAAATACTAGATAATAGGACCAATTCTCAAAAACTGGAACAACTTCAGAATATGCCACAAGATCGCATTTCTACTCCAGCAGAACTTGAATATGTGCCAATATCTCATTTACTTTCCATTAAAGTTCAATATCCTAATGATATGTGAAATCATCAGGAACAATGTGTTGGCCTTACCTCATAAGGTTCCTCATCTCTTTCTCAGCCCATGTTTTTACCATTTTCCTGGGGTTATGCTTGCAGTATCCATATTTGAAATGGTAGTCACCTTGTATATAACAAtctgtccctttttttttaggTGCAACAAGTTAAATTCATTACTAACCCACAAACAAGTACACGACCTCTGATCCATGGACTATATTGCAAGCAAAATTCACGAGCAAACTAAAAGTGCTGCCTAGACATActtaaatacaagaaaaaaagtcTTATATACTTTGATTGCCAGTTCCTGACCAATAGATCTGGTTGCATGATAAACATTTGCCTGTCGCAAAAAGATTGCATGATAAAAAAAGATTGCATGATAAGGACATCTAACCCAACAATACCGACCTTGTAAGAATGAAACAAGAACATACATGAGGTATCGGTACAGAAACTAAAGGTAGCAGCGTCTACATACTTCTTTTCCAGTTGAAATGCAGCCGTTTATATCATGAAATACACCTCGATTTAGCATCTTGGATGAAACCATGCGAGTTCTAGGATCAATGGCCTGGAGGAATTGGACGTTAGTCAGGTATTCCATGTAATCTAGTTTTTGATGCATCCAAAGCAAAAATATTAAGCTACAAACAATCTTCAAAAACATgttataaattgaaatgaggGCTGGTCAGAAAAATAATGCAGTTATAATGCAGCTATGTACCCAACACAACCAAGGTATGATAAcaactatttaaaaaacaaattcttAAAAGACAGAAAAATGGTTAGATTATTAAACATCATTGTTGATTATGCTGAAGTACTAAGAAGAGAAACTATACACAACCGAGGGTCATGTAGATAAAtagccccaaaaaaaaattccaagatCTTCTTCACCACACCGGAGGGATGCATAATGAATAGcaactccaaacaaaaaaaataagataaactaTGACAGCCTACCATTTAATCCTTGTTAACAGAAGTTTACTAAAGTTTTGCCTGATCAACAGTTGCACAGTCTGCTTTCTCAGTTGTTTTAGTTTTACCAATGGCTATATCTAGAACACTTTCTTGAATGGCAGTCGTCACAGAGTTCGACATGCCCACATTCAACCTCCCCTCCCACTCCTGCACTATCAATCAAATTTGTTAAAACTGAAAACTAGATACAAACAGATCAAATCAATCATAACCAACCCAAACAGGTAACGGGCGtgcataaatacatacatacatacatacatacatatatatatatatatatatatatctaagtaACTAGACTGTTTATCATGAAGACTAgtattaaatgaaaagataaacCAACTATGCAATtagaacccctaggggttggttCAAGTGGTAAATGCCTTGGTCTAGATGATATGCTGtttctaggtctaaggttcgaatcctcatgggtgcaaacaatttctagggacCATTGAAAGATGGGagcttccccttgaattacccaaggtgcacttaAAGGAAATTCCTTGCCAAGAGCTTATGCACCTCGGGATTAGTCTGGACTTTATTCTTGGACTCAaagtgctaataaaaaaaactatgcaATTAGcataaaaacatttcttttccctacaaaatgttttaaaatccaCTTTAGCGTTGAAAACATAATCTTCAGTGCAAAAAAAGCTCTAAAATATTACCTTTTAACAAATCAACTATCTCCAAACGTGTTGAAAAGACAATCTAAATTGTATATCACATACTTACTCGAGTTTCACCAACATAATCGAAACCAAAACAGTCCAATTCTTTTAAAGATGATTAGTATAACAATACCCAGAAGACGAAACTAATTTATGGTCTTTATGAACTATATAAGCAATTttactccaaaaaaataaaaataaaaaagcaaccCGTTGCTGCCTCTTTTGATGATAAGCCACAGTTAACTTATAATTGagcaaaaatacaaaatgaaatgcTTACCATTAGTTCCTATTGGAAAATTgcacaaagaataaatataagCAAAGAAGTTACATGTACCTTCAAAGGCAAAGCGCCAATGTGATGGGTGAACCTCTAGTTCCGATTTGAGAGTGGCTGGAGCGTGGATGTATTATGTCGAGAATGAAGCCCTCCATGAGCATTGGGACGCCAcgaattgagaaaaaaattcccCCCGACAGCTTGGTCATCGTCCTTGGAGTCCAGCCAGTCCAACGTGTCTCCGACTTCCGAGTCTGATGACCACGAaggttcttcatcttcctctttctcttcgtcttcttctaGGTCTACTGGTTTCACTTCCATATCTGCCATCCGAGCTTCTCGTTAGGGTTTTGCAATCTTTATTCTCAACCTCTGTTTCTTCTAAGGAATGTgtaggtatatatatttttctctcgaacatatttttagaaaaaagtcGTGAACTTTATTTCTGCAATTGGTAGAGAATGAGCATCGGCCCAGACTTCCCCAACCCATTAACAACATAAGCCCAAATATCCCCACAAACCTTGTAGTAGTCTGGGTAGTCGAGCAACATATTACGCCTGTCACAATACCAATAATTAGAGTTGACAGAAAATTTCAGGATTTTTAAGGCTCGGTAGGATATTGAGatttctcaatttatcttatttaattattataatctttttaattttttacataaaatattataaaaaatttaactttttaaaattttaaaataataataatattctaataatattttattcaacttttaacttttacttttaCTGTAACGCCCAGATCCCGcagggatcgaagagttactccctgtaacttaaaactcacaatttctcaatacatttacagactccaaaaatataaagtcatcagaatactacaaaaatctcttaataaaatccgcaGATTCTCATAAATcctctatgagtaatccaccatgcttaaataatcatctcactgatgctccataatcctgatccttaattgaactattcaaaatcatctgaaaaatatatggagataaggggtgagttattaacaactcagtaagcaggggacatatactagcgtgtaaacatgagcattttcacagagttcagaatgcagaaacaaaacatttcagtatcaatatgcaaatctcaaaaatacacattatcagaaaatcagagcgacttttcaaacattttatattcagaaaccaacttttcatattcaaagactcatttggcacaacatgactgaacatctacatcttatcatatcatatcaaagcatcatatcagaatagaaactatgtttaactcccgtggtaggattgtgcatcctgcggaaagccaagcagaacataaatcaccatgttaacaaagcgattgcactcaaaacagaaaactactattatatcccgtggcgggccagaggtcactattatctcccgtgacagtgccagaggtcactattatatcccgtgacagggctagatgtcactattgtatcccgtgacagggccacatatcaaagcaaaacggaatcagaatcaccatatcaaaatcagaatcagagtcagaacagaatcaggaAGTattgccaaaggtttttcagaaatcatatcatatcagagtacaaaacttcttcagaatagaacagaatcagatcacaaaacataatttatgcacaaaatttcatattcgctctctttttcaaaggtcagaaacagaatgtcaaaaataagttcatgtctacaccagtcatgatggaaaatactctcttcttaaacagaatctcatgaataatgcagaacaaataactgaggtagttcaaatttcttttcataaccaaatatgtatatttttcaaaaagtcaacctcagctcattttattttaatgcaaagtctagcataggaaccccgcttacttggatTTCtcagctttttcagaattttcctcaaaatgtcgaacaataattaatcgtcacctataacataatcacgtaattctcgtaaatttccaattaatcatacatttcgatatttaatcctaaacttctaaaataacctattttaatccttcaatcctaaaaatcctcataaccttaaaataccatcattttttaagaccatcaatatccacttaatcgaattcatactgaagaagaaaatttatcgaataaatattatgataattatataactcaataaaaattaatattcaaaatatctaaaataccaacaatatttaataaataaaaagaatacattggttactaaaattttcataaaataagtcatcaaaaactcctctcttaaaaaaaggtttacttcctttaattaacaatattattaaaatacaaatataatatttattgacactTAAAGCTAtactcatttaaacataaaccccaaaaataaaactccTCATccgaaaacattaggttaaacctaccttccataaatatatatatatatatatatatatatatatatatatatatattaggtcaaAACTAGTAAGTACCCAACCTAGATTAagactttccatatatataatatatatatatataaagtatgtatatataattataagcgTAAACCATACAAATAAAACACACAAGATTAACACATGTGGTGGCAGGaacttacccaagggaaaccgagGTACGCGTCAAGGGGTGAGGCGCGACGAGGCTGGCTAGAGGGACTGCGGTGGCGTGGCTTGGAGTGGCTTGTGTGGTGCGGTGCGGTGCAGTGCAGTGGGTGGACCTCTGTTTCGGGTGGCTAAAAACAGGGGAATAAACGGCTGGGTTCTCCGTGAGAGGGTGGCTCGCAGTAGTGTTAACCGTGGTGGTTTTCATGAGGTGGGGTCACAACGTGGTGGGGCTCTCGGTCGAGGGTATGGTAGCGGTTTATGGTGGCTTTGAACGACAAGTGCACCGGCTGTGCGATGCTCTGTTTTCAGTGGCTAAAATAGAGTCTTGCGTGAGGCATTGCTGCAGTGCACTGCCGTTGCTGGGCGTTTCCTGGACGTGGAGGCAGTGGCTGTCCCACGGTGGTCCCGTGGTTGACACTAGGAAAACTTGCTGCTGGGCTTCATGCGGTGGTGATGACGGCACTGAAGTTGGACGGTGGGAGGGGCATGCAACGCACCGATGTGGTTTATGGCAGTGCACGTACTTTGTAGTTTGGGATAGCAGAGGCTTACGAGGGGGTGCACTAGTGGCGGCAGTATGGACGACGCAGGGCTGGCTTACGTGGGGTGACTCTCGGTATGGGAGTGCTTGAGACCAAGGGGATGGAGGCTGAGCTTGTCATTCTAAGGTAATGCGGCGGcttgtgtttgggtagttttaatagcatgaaaaaaaagcatatacatctatatatatatgaggtgaaaatctagagataagagagacgtgtgtgtggaTGAAAGGCTGAatcgtgtgtgtgcatggagcTTCTGTGCGTGCGGAAACTGAGTCGTGCGTGAGTGTATGCATGTTGTGGACGAAAGGAACACTTACGGGTGAAAAGAAATATAgacggaaagaaagaaaaaaaaaataaacatgcagGAAAAAATTAAcgtgtgaagaaaaaaataaataaataaataaactaaaacaaaataaataaataaaaatagaacttgattgggtccgggtgttacatttactcatctcatatcaattcactatccaatcATCTCCTAAATATAGTACCACAGTTATCAGTATAGAGATCAAGTGTATAGTTTATGTAATAGAAAACAATGTAGACAAAAATTCCTCGTGTCTAtactatttttgagaaatttttagTCCAATATCTAAATACGGAGAATAGTGCAGAAAAATAATTGTGGTAGTTTTCATAGTaagaacttatttttttttaatattaatcttaaTAAGTTTTGTGAAAGGTCTATTATGGGTGTAACGTCCCGTTCCCGAAGGTCCaaagagttaactcttaatgtctaaaatcaacttaaataacacaactataaaatccagaaaatcccataaaatgttcatccatttaatcaatccaaatatcgaaattcctccatggggacaataaagagaatctcaataacataaattaaaaactttccaaaactcgaaattatccttaactcatcaaatcataatacccgaaaaataaaatcagtttactaactacgactctcaaataagcacttgtaccctcagacacttattccacttcgatcatcacaccttgataaaacttcctactcttgttctccagctgaactatcaaaattatctgaaaaatatatagagataaggggtgagttatcaacaactcagtaagcagaggacatatactagtgtgtaaacataagcatttacagaAACCAggatgcagaacaaaacattttcattttcagagtgcgaaagcaaaacatgttatcaaaatatcagagcgaagatttagaaataatttcattcaaaaatatccttttggcatagcataaatgatcatcatcatcatcagaacatcatatcagaacagaaacCATGTATaaccctgtggtagggttgtgcaatctacggataaccaagcagaacataaatcactctgtcaccaaggtgtgcactcaaaacagagaccactactataacccgtgacagggccgtatccactattataacccgtggttaggccgtatccactattattacccgtggttggaccgtatccactattgtaactcgtggttgggccgtatccactattataacctgtggcagggccgtaactgaacagaacggaaacagaatcaaatttagaatcaaagagtcatgtcaaaggttttcagaaatcacgtcttatccaaacagagtactaaacaaaatctttagaacagaacaaaatcatatcacaacataatttatgcacaaatttcatattcgctctcttttgcaaagttcagaaataaagtgtcaaaaataagctcatgtccacaccagtcatgatggaaaatactctcttcttaaacagaatctcatgaataatgcagaacaaataactgagatagttcaaatttcttttcataaccaaatatgtatatttttcaaaaagtcaacctcagctcattttattttaatgcaaagtctagcataggaaccccgcttacctagacttcttagctttttcagaattttcctcagaaatgtcgaacaataattaatcgtcacctataaaataatcacataattctcgtaaattttcaattaatctcatatttcgataCTCAATCATACgcttctaaaatagcctattaaattcctcaaaacctaaaattcaactaatcactttctaaaatcgtcactattgatttaataactatgactaaaacatttaaaagtttgatctatttattattgaaaacaatttataaagtttaatactagaatataattatctcaaactattttaaaataaatcataaatatttttaaatagactaaatcatatctaaagtgtaaaaacaacattacatcaatattatttactcttaaaataaatctttacttaataacatgttaaaaaatactcaagTAACTTTTTTGTAATCCtaaatatataagagtgtactaatacataatataaattaaaagcccattaatatatcatgtattAGAGGGTATTAtggtaatttcaattaattctttgaaaactaaacaaaacctaCGTAAATCAACAGAACATGCACGGCAGGGCTTACTCACAGGGAAAATCACGCGGTAGCGTGCGACGTAGTGAGGGGCCAGGCAGACGGCGGTGATCTCGGCGGAGcactggacgagagagagagagagagagagagaccaacgaaTGAGGAAAAACAATGAACGACATAGAGTAAGCCGAGAGAGTGACACGGAGGTGCTGTCGGTGGCTTATCGAAAGGGACGCGGCTGAAAAGGAGTGGCGTGGAGTGACCGTCGGAGTTCTCTGTGCCGGTGGTAACGACGTGGAGGCGCTGGCACCGTGTGTGGTGGCATTGAACGACAATGGCACTGGGCTGTGTTGCTCTGTTTTCGGTGGCTAAAACAGGGGAGTTTCGGATCACTCCACAGATGGTTGTTCTCGGtactttggtggtggtgcagcggTGTACGGTGGAGGAGCTGGACTtccagtgatggtcaagtggaggtgatGCACGGCGAGGTGGAGTTGCGATCCATGGAGACGCAGTGTGCACGGGTTGCTTcggttttacgtggagatggaggtggcggtgCGGAGGAGTTTCCTGCAAACGTACAAGGACGCAGGCTAAGATAGTGCAGTGGTTGAGGCTTATGTTCGCATGGTCTGGGCAGTGGGCACGATGGTTCGTGTGTTTCGGGCTGGGTTTGATTGAGGCAATGGCTAGGATGCTGCGCTGCGGCTGGTCTTCAAGCGGGTGAGAGGACATGCACTGAAATTGGACAATGGGAGGGCATGCAACGCTGCGGTTGCTGTTTGCGTGGGAAGAAGTTTCTAGCGGCAGCAGTGTTTGAGTAGTTTCTAATTGCATGGGAAAAacatatgcatctatatatatgtgaggtgaaactctagagagacgagagagacgtgtgtgcatgcatgccgtgaacgaatgcgtgtgtatgcatgccgtgaacgaaACGAACAGTTAcgggtgaaaaagaaatatagacagaaaaaaagaaaaaagaaaaaaaataaaacatgcagaaaaaatattttacgtggggagaaaataaaacaaaataaaatgaacaaaataaatgaataaaaaaatcaataaataaaaaaaaatgagtttaattgGGTTCGAGTGTTACAATGGGAGTCCTGCTTACCGAAAGATGTTAATACCATTAAATTGCCTCAAAATCATGTCAAACGATAATCAATCGAAGCTTAAACATAATTAACATAATCTATAAGTTAGTAGAAATGACTAGGCTGcattaaagaataaaagaaatcacaCCAAGCATATTAGATATACTTAAAAGGCAAATCTACCTATAACCTTGAATGTAATAAGACTCTTTACAACTCTAGCCACATCCGATCGATACCAAGTCCCAATctagtctttcatttatttacaGGCATATTCTTAAGACTCCCAACAACTTAATTACATTTCATTTCTTCCCCATTCAACAAAAACACGATTTCATTCTCggtaaaataaaacatctagAATTTTACCTTTTACCAAACTATGCTAATTTCTCTTATTCCATTTAAACCTTATACTCATACTATCCAAGACAATAAACTCATGGTTTCAAATCTTTCTAGCCTATTTATTACCCAAGTTTCAAGCCAATTCAAAAGAATTTCCATGAATTTGTCTATAGTTGTCTAGAACTACTCCAACTTTGGAtgtatatattcatatatttcacAAACACCCACTACCTAATGTGTTGACCCACTTAATTAAGTCTAACAACATATCACCAGCCACAAACTCCAATTCTAGACACTTTCACAATTTGCATAAAAGTAGCTCAATACATCTCTACTTTTCATGcaaataaacttatatattcTCATCCTTTGGTGGACTCCTTGACCGTCAAgcttattctaaattttttaaactatctCCCTAGACAAGGCTATAAAATAATTCAAGCTCAACAGTTGAACCATCAATATCATGCCAAATCTCTTACTACCCAAGACATGTACACCCAGATTTCTGTTGAAAAATAACAACCCGTGATAACATCACCAAACAAACCACTCAATGCTACTTTCATTGCTCTCGTTCCTAATAAACATGGggcttcaaatttaaaagggTTTTCATCCTATTAATCTTCTAAGTAGGATTTGCAAGATAATTTCAAAAACTCTTACTAATCGtatgagttttgttatgaaGCAAATTATCTTTAAGCCCCAAAATTCCTATGTTCAAGGGAGACAAATACTTGATTATGtgcttattgctaatgaatgtttagATATCGATTGAAGGAGGGCATTCCTTGTGTTCTTTGCAAGCTTGATATGAAAAGGCATATGATTATGTGAATTAAAATTTCCTTCTCTATTGCCTGGTTTTCAATGTTGGTTATGGTAATCTTGCTTGTTTTTCCATAGCTCTCGTAGTTTGAGACAATGGGACCCTTTTGCCCCTTTCCTTTTTGTCATTATCATAGAGGTGTTGGGTCAAATGGTGGATGCCGTTGTTGGGGGTAGATTTCTTTCAGACTTTTCAGTGGGTAATGCTAATAATGAGTCTATCacattttctcatcttctttttgcatatGAGGCTCTTATTTCTGCAATGTTGATTGTGGTTAGATTCATG encodes the following:
- the LOC121242176 gene encoding serine/threonine-protein kinase rio1-like; its protein translation is MADMEVKPVDLEEDEEKEEDEEPSWSSDSEVGDTLDWLDSKDDDQAELMEWEGRLNVGMSNSVTTAIQESVLDIAIGKTKTTEKADCATVDQAIDPRTRMVSSKMLNRGVFHDINGCISTGKEANVYHATRSIGQELAIKKCDLVAYSEVVPVFENWSYYLVFNTVVVKCRLKAAGIHCPTPILLRLHVLVMEFVGKVGWAAPRLKDAALSLDRFCEGYVEVCPYSLSHSSGILGCVKVEPDFYEMIIAMRALYQKCKLVHGDLSEYNILYFEGHLYIIDVSQSIDLDHPHALNFLREDCLHVSDHQEIFIVIASNLFYVQQKFLARGDISVEDEIADCLCAATGSIDRFKHGNASFMCTQLGFDLILEAGVCTSLHVWSLIPKTLEHVKNAGEDVQWITNGQDTGDMYYQTITGLKHALSIA